The proteins below are encoded in one region of Planctopirus limnophila DSM 3776:
- a CDS encoding VOC family protein translates to MKLGKPEISLAVSDIKASLVFYEALGFKRVEGAEEEKWVVVAQPDLRIGLYEGHVDANSLTFFGGDIEAISVKLHEAGFELKQGPETEEDGSIGAKAVDPDGNLIYFNT, encoded by the coding sequence ATGAAACTAGGAAAACCGGAAATCAGTTTGGCCGTCTCTGACATCAAAGCGTCTTTAGTGTTTTACGAGGCACTCGGATTCAAGCGTGTCGAAGGAGCCGAAGAGGAAAAGTGGGTTGTTGTAGCACAACCAGACCTCCGAATTGGATTATATGAAGGTCACGTTGATGCGAATTCATTGACCTTTTTCGGAGGCGATATAGAAGCGATCTCGGTAAAGCTTCATGAAGCAGGTTTCGAACTCAAACAGGGTCCCGAAACTGAAGAAGATGGTAGCATTGGAGCGAAAGCAGTCGATCCAGACGGGAATCTGATCTATTTCAATACGTAA
- a CDS encoding PVC-type heme-binding CxxCH protein has protein sequence MYQSVWPSLTFSLCLLASTSANAGEAVLVEAPPEKSAGIVVANLEQTPAKQPAQTAAAKQPPAAPVKQPVRFVRIELPGEKRILTLAEVEVFSAGKNIAREGKATQSSTHGDGVASRAVDGNKHPDWSKGGQTHTSDDGEQQPWWELDLGKPANIEKIAVWNRTGFENRLSGFSLILLDADRKELFRKADIAAPQGLEIDLGKSGELRYLAYDGKPGKAMPKGGDSSSGASAEPPLANVPADYRDPVPFALQKDDVVAILGNGLADRMQHDGWLETLLQSQLVGKNVRIRDMSASGDRPYSFPRSSGQISITSYLQHVKPTVVFAFFGYNESFDTKPEEYKRQLLEFVKKTRGAKPDGKDFPRIVLFSPIAQEDTGNPNVPDGRAQNVRLAALTRATQEAAQEAGVAFIDLFHPSLKLYEKASQPLTINSVHLTEEGNRQLAEVIASELLGKPVSSSQASEKLRQAVLDKNLHWWNRYRASDGNDVWGSRSTLTFVNNQSNADVLKPELEMLDVMTANRDEVVWARAAGKDKAVDDSNVPPAVPVISNVGGGSKSSSAMKEGTLSYISGEEGLKQLAVAKGFEVSLFADEQRFPQLVNPVQLQFDTKDRLWAAVWPTYPKWEPHQEMTDALIILHDDNGDGVADRSTEFAKVQNPLGFEFWNDGVIVTCQSELLFLQDTNGDDLADRRITLLQGLDSSDTHHGANNLIYGPDGGIYWQSGVFMVHNHEHPWGPSLQSTASAMYRFDPRRFTISMHAINSPNPHGTSFDYWGYQYATDGTGGNAYQVRPEGNGFKMHQLLKKEVRPVTASEIVSSSHFPESMQGDFLICNVIGFLGIKHYDLERNPETGTVWGEPAGDQLTVTVTNANGSKTEDKSRGLLMSGDKNFRPSDAIFAPDGTLYFADWHNAIIGHMQHNVRDPNRDHSHGRIYRVKAVDRPLQKPVPIDGQPIAKLLDNLKSPVDGIRHRTRVELSERDSKEVIAATKEWIKQFDPNKREDAHHLLEALWLHQQHNVKDLQLLEMVLNSPEPHARNAAKTVKHFWFNVEKTLRGGIVAGAELASSQKSGILSDTPELTTIRIATIPEKMMYDVKELTVKPGKKVRLKFANYDFMPHNILLVKPGTADDVGIAAINLGARGFDKGFVPESTDILWHSSLVDFGQEQVIEFTAPTEEGAYPYICSFPGHHRLMRGMLFVTNDLKAFLAKNPQQEIKVTEWKLDDFAADLKRVSQHRNFAEGKKHFTTLGCVQCHRLGKDESTATPALDGIAQAVGPNIDEVVKKYKRDPNVLLREILESSRNIDEKYRQVVVVLDDGKSYTGVVAAEDNNTLTLLAGSPPKRVDIPKKSIDDRVASPVSIMPSGLLNTLDKEQILDLMAYLLAAGNAHDSAFHHGH, from the coding sequence ATGTACCAGTCTGTATGGCCTTCGTTAACGTTTTCTTTGTGTCTGCTTGCGTCAACGTCAGCGAATGCTGGCGAAGCGGTTCTTGTAGAAGCACCACCTGAGAAGTCGGCCGGAATCGTGGTGGCCAATCTTGAGCAAACCCCGGCGAAACAGCCGGCTCAAACGGCCGCAGCAAAGCAACCACCAGCTGCTCCAGTGAAGCAGCCTGTCCGTTTTGTACGCATTGAACTGCCCGGCGAAAAACGCATTCTCACTTTGGCAGAAGTTGAAGTCTTCAGCGCGGGGAAAAACATCGCCCGCGAGGGAAAAGCCACACAGTCGAGCACTCATGGCGATGGGGTGGCTTCCCGGGCTGTGGATGGCAACAAACACCCCGATTGGAGCAAAGGGGGGCAGACTCACACTTCTGATGATGGAGAGCAGCAACCCTGGTGGGAACTCGATCTCGGCAAGCCAGCCAACATTGAGAAGATTGCTGTCTGGAACCGCACTGGTTTTGAAAACCGTCTGTCAGGCTTCTCTCTGATATTGCTTGATGCCGATCGCAAGGAACTCTTTCGTAAGGCCGATATTGCTGCTCCTCAAGGCCTCGAAATTGACCTCGGCAAAAGTGGTGAACTCCGCTATCTCGCTTACGATGGCAAGCCCGGCAAAGCGATGCCGAAGGGCGGGGACTCTTCTTCAGGGGCATCTGCTGAACCGCCATTAGCCAATGTCCCGGCTGATTATCGAGACCCCGTCCCTTTTGCCCTTCAGAAAGACGATGTCGTCGCCATTCTGGGCAACGGATTGGCGGATCGCATGCAGCACGATGGCTGGCTGGAGACGCTCCTTCAGTCTCAACTCGTGGGGAAAAACGTGCGCATTCGCGATATGAGTGCCAGCGGCGACCGTCCCTACAGCTTTCCAAGAAGTTCCGGCCAGATCTCGATCACTTCATATTTGCAGCATGTTAAACCCACTGTCGTTTTTGCATTCTTTGGCTACAACGAATCTTTTGATACCAAGCCCGAAGAGTACAAGCGGCAACTCCTCGAGTTTGTCAAAAAGACCCGTGGAGCTAAGCCGGATGGTAAGGATTTCCCAAGGATTGTCCTCTTCAGCCCGATTGCACAGGAAGATACCGGCAATCCGAATGTCCCCGACGGCCGCGCTCAGAACGTGCGCCTGGCGGCTTTGACGCGTGCGACACAAGAGGCTGCCCAGGAAGCTGGTGTCGCCTTTATCGATCTTTTCCATCCATCGTTGAAACTGTATGAGAAGGCCTCGCAGCCGCTCACGATCAACAGTGTGCATCTGACGGAAGAAGGGAATCGTCAACTGGCGGAAGTGATTGCTTCTGAACTTCTGGGCAAGCCTGTCAGTTCGTCACAGGCTTCGGAAAAGTTACGCCAGGCTGTCCTCGATAAGAACCTGCATTGGTGGAATCGCTATCGAGCCTCGGATGGCAACGATGTCTGGGGAAGTCGTTCGACGTTGACGTTCGTCAATAATCAAAGCAACGCCGATGTTTTGAAGCCTGAACTCGAGATGCTCGATGTGATGACAGCCAACCGCGATGAAGTGGTCTGGGCTCGTGCCGCAGGGAAAGACAAAGCGGTCGATGACAGCAATGTTCCGCCGGCGGTGCCTGTTATTTCGAATGTGGGTGGTGGGAGCAAAAGCTCCAGTGCCATGAAGGAAGGCACACTCAGTTACATCAGCGGTGAAGAGGGGTTGAAGCAGCTGGCTGTTGCGAAAGGATTCGAAGTCAGTCTCTTCGCCGATGAGCAGCGATTTCCACAGTTGGTGAATCCTGTCCAGTTGCAGTTCGATACGAAAGATCGACTCTGGGCAGCGGTCTGGCCAACCTATCCCAAGTGGGAACCACATCAGGAAATGACCGATGCGTTGATTATCCTGCACGATGACAACGGCGATGGTGTGGCTGATCGTTCAACCGAGTTTGCCAAAGTTCAGAATCCTCTGGGTTTTGAGTTCTGGAATGACGGGGTCATCGTCACCTGTCAGTCGGAACTGCTGTTCCTGCAGGATACCAATGGCGACGATTTGGCTGATCGCCGGATCACGTTGCTGCAGGGGCTGGATTCTTCCGATACTCACCATGGTGCCAACAATCTGATCTATGGCCCGGATGGTGGAATCTACTGGCAGAGCGGTGTCTTCATGGTGCACAACCACGAGCATCCTTGGGGGCCTTCGCTGCAATCGACGGCTTCAGCCATGTACCGGTTTGATCCACGACGATTTACGATCTCCATGCATGCAATCAATTCTCCCAATCCCCACGGGACATCTTTCGATTACTGGGGCTATCAGTACGCGACAGATGGAACGGGTGGAAATGCCTATCAGGTTCGACCCGAAGGCAATGGATTCAAGATGCACCAACTCCTGAAGAAGGAAGTGCGTCCTGTCACTGCCAGTGAGATCGTCAGCAGTTCGCATTTCCCCGAATCGATGCAGGGCGATTTCCTCATCTGCAACGTGATTGGCTTTCTGGGCATTAAGCATTACGACCTGGAACGTAATCCCGAAACAGGAACGGTCTGGGGTGAGCCTGCCGGCGATCAGCTCACGGTGACAGTCACTAATGCCAATGGAAGCAAAACCGAAGACAAGTCGCGTGGCCTGTTAATGAGCGGCGACAAGAACTTCAGACCCTCGGATGCCATTTTCGCACCTGATGGCACGCTCTACTTTGCTGACTGGCACAATGCGATTATCGGTCACATGCAGCACAACGTGCGCGATCCTAATCGCGATCATTCGCATGGCAGGATCTATCGCGTGAAAGCGGTGGATCGACCACTGCAGAAACCAGTGCCCATCGATGGCCAGCCGATTGCCAAACTGCTCGATAACCTCAAATCGCCGGTCGATGGCATTCGTCATCGTACACGAGTGGAATTGAGCGAGCGTGATTCGAAAGAAGTCATTGCAGCTACGAAAGAGTGGATCAAGCAGTTCGACCCGAACAAGCGGGAAGATGCCCATCATCTGCTGGAAGCTCTCTGGCTGCATCAGCAGCACAACGTCAAGGATCTGCAGCTTCTGGAAATGGTGTTGAATTCGCCTGAGCCTCATGCCCGCAATGCCGCCAAGACGGTCAAGCATTTCTGGTTCAACGTCGAGAAGACTTTGCGCGGTGGCATTGTCGCAGGTGCGGAACTCGCCTCGTCACAGAAGTCAGGCATCTTGAGCGACACGCCCGAGCTGACCACAATTCGCATCGCGACGATTCCCGAGAAGATGATGTACGATGTGAAAGAACTCACCGTGAAGCCGGGCAAGAAGGTGAGGCTCAAGTTCGCGAATTACGACTTTATGCCCCACAACATTCTTCTGGTCAAACCCGGCACGGCTGATGATGTTGGAATTGCGGCGATCAACCTTGGCGCACGCGGATTTGATAAAGGCTTCGTGCCTGAAAGTACCGATATCCTCTGGCACAGCTCGCTGGTCGATTTTGGTCAGGAACAGGTCATTGAGTTCACTGCTCCTACCGAAGAAGGGGCTTATCCTTACATCTGCTCGTTCCCCGGTCATCATCGACTCATGCGGGGCATGCTGTTTGTGACGAATGATCTCAAGGCGTTTCTGGCGAAGAATCCGCAGCAGGAGATCAAAGTGACCGAGTGGAAGCTCGACGACTTTGCCGCCGATCTGAAGCGAGTCAGTCAGCATCGCAACTTCGCCGAAGGGAAAAAGCACTTTACGACCTTAGGCTGTGTGCAATGCCACCGTCTTGGCAAAGACGAATCAACTGCAACACCTGCACTTGATGGCATTGCTCAGGCCGTTGGGCCGAACATCGATGAAGTGGTCAAGAAGTACAAACGCGATCCGAATGTGCTGTTGCGAGAAATTCTCGAATCTTCCCGTAACATCGACGAGAAGTACCGTCAGGTTGTCGTGGTGCTCGATGATGGAAAGTCTTA
- a CDS encoding YrhB domain-containing protein → MLSRDGARLQVFLDLQRHGPRRGPEELVILDEHTIERPWGWVFFFTTRGCRDGDLTYAVGGNAPYMVNRDGSIRLAGTGRPIEDYIREYESELERQSGAWELVISEPSPCSTTAAKSIRAALGLSIAEVGAIRHRLPGLVSAGAYADLEPLYGRLVDAGIRAEIRKAKVNEAEQDAAPDRGGG, encoded by the coding sequence ATGTTGTCGAGAGACGGTGCCCGGCTGCAAGTATTCCTTGACCTCCAACGGCATGGGCCGCGGCGGGGGCCCGAGGAACTTGTCATCCTTGACGAGCATACAATTGAGCGGCCGTGGGGTTGGGTGTTCTTTTTCACCACTCGTGGCTGCCGTGATGGTGATCTCACATACGCCGTTGGCGGAAACGCCCCCTACATGGTCAACCGAGATGGCAGCATACGTCTTGCTGGGACAGGTCGTCCGATAGAGGATTACATTCGAGAGTACGAGTCTGAATTGGAACGGCAGTCAGGTGCATGGGAGTTGGTCATCAGTGAGCCGTCACCATGCTCAACAACGGCTGCAAAAAGCATCCGCGCGGCGCTCGGTCTATCGATTGCTGAAGTAGGTGCTATTCGCCATCGCCTGCCGGGTCTCGTTTCGGCCGGGGCATACGCAGACCTCGAACCCTTGTATGGGCGTCTGGTGGACGCTGGCATACGGGCGGAAATCCGGAAAGCTAAGGTGAACGAGGCCGAACAAGACGCTGCACCTGACCGCGGCGGCGGGTAA
- a CDS encoding M14 family metallopeptidase yields the protein MTTLPPTTFSPDYATARQRFQQSASRLGWRLESYSIGLHGPTGEELEFDVALSHGEVTDKVLVVSSGLHGVEGFFGSAVQVACMEHWLSTEAPSVKCLFLHGLNAYGFAWLRRFDESNVDPNRNFLLPGEHFEGAPDGYQQLDRFLNPRHSPSPWEPFTLKALWLIARYGMPALRQSIAGGQYTFPQGLFFGGKGPSRSQQILREHMPLWLNGCRQVAHLDFHTGLGRFTTHKLLIDYPLSEAQRNWFSHWFGADSFEAIDSAEMAYEARGGFGRWCVSQRLAANYLFACAEFGTYGGIQVLAGLRAENQAHHWGSPQDPSTIRAKRRLMELFCPASPTWRSQCVTSGQRLIEQALQGLLQS from the coding sequence GTGACCACGCTTCCTCCAACGACGTTTTCTCCAGATTACGCCACTGCCCGGCAGCGATTTCAGCAATCAGCGTCTCGGCTCGGCTGGAGGTTGGAGTCCTATTCGATCGGTCTTCATGGCCCGACTGGCGAAGAGTTAGAGTTCGATGTCGCCCTATCGCATGGCGAAGTGACCGACAAGGTTCTGGTCGTTTCATCGGGTCTGCATGGCGTCGAAGGATTTTTTGGCTCAGCAGTCCAGGTGGCCTGTATGGAGCATTGGCTCAGTACCGAAGCTCCCTCGGTGAAATGTCTCTTTCTCCATGGGCTCAACGCCTATGGATTTGCCTGGCTTCGTCGCTTCGATGAAAGCAATGTAGACCCTAATCGCAACTTTCTGCTTCCCGGCGAACACTTCGAAGGTGCTCCGGATGGTTATCAGCAGCTGGATCGATTTCTGAACCCGCGACATTCCCCATCACCATGGGAACCATTCACCTTAAAGGCTTTGTGGCTGATTGCTCGCTACGGCATGCCGGCACTGAGGCAGTCGATTGCCGGCGGACAATACACGTTCCCTCAAGGTCTTTTCTTCGGTGGAAAGGGGCCATCACGCTCACAGCAAATTCTACGTGAACACATGCCGCTCTGGCTCAATGGATGCCGGCAGGTCGCTCATCTCGACTTTCATACGGGATTAGGCCGCTTTACTACTCACAAGCTGTTAATCGATTACCCCTTGAGTGAAGCGCAGCGAAACTGGTTCTCCCACTGGTTTGGTGCCGATTCCTTTGAAGCCATCGATTCGGCTGAGATGGCTTACGAGGCCCGCGGTGGATTTGGCCGCTGGTGTGTCTCGCAACGGTTAGCTGCCAACTACCTGTTTGCCTGCGCTGAGTTCGGTACTTACGGTGGGATTCAAGTTTTAGCAGGCTTAAGGGCTGAAAATCAGGCCCATCATTGGGGCAGCCCGCAAGATCCATCGACGATCCGGGCGAAACGACGCTTGATGGAGCTGTTTTGCCCGGCATCACCAACATGGCGATCCCAATGTGTCACGTCTGGGCAAAGATTGATTGAGCAGGCCCTGCAAGGATTATTGCAATCATGA
- a CDS encoding REP-associated tyrosine transposase, with protein sequence MSDYRRNYNGRTFFFTVVTERRRPILTTDTARHHLRQAIRTVHRKHPFEIVAIVLLPDHLHTVWTLPRNDVDYSRRWRLIKMYFTKAWLQEGNADVTPSTSRQSRGEQAIWQRRFYEHTCRDEEDLKRCIDYIHANPLKHGLVNRVADWPWSSFHRFVQAGEYTLEWGRTISWDNDEFSDFE encoded by the coding sequence ATGAGCGATTATCGCCGGAACTACAACGGCCGAACGTTCTTCTTCACGGTCGTAACAGAACGCCGCCGTCCGATTTTGACGACCGATACCGCCCGTCACCATTTGCGTCAGGCGATACGCACTGTTCACAGAAAGCATCCCTTTGAGATTGTTGCGATCGTGCTGCTTCCCGATCACCTGCACACTGTCTGGACATTGCCCCGCAACGATGTTGACTATTCCCGCCGCTGGAGGTTGATCAAAATGTATTTCACCAAGGCATGGCTTCAAGAAGGGAATGCCGATGTCACGCCCAGCACCAGCCGCCAGTCGAGAGGTGAGCAGGCGATCTGGCAACGACGCTTTTACGAACACACTTGTCGCGACGAAGAGGATTTGAAACGCTGCATCGATTACATCCACGCCAATCCGCTGAAGCACGGCTTGGTGAACCGCGTTGCCGATTGGCCTTGGAGCTCATTTCATCGGTTCGTGCAAGCTGGTGAATATACCCTGGAGTGGGGCCGCACGATTTCATGGGACAACGACGAATTCAGTGATTTTGAGTGA
- a CDS encoding AlbA family DNA-binding domain-containing protein: MTPISTLPYEQSLLALIRKGESVELELKTTVPSPTALAQLISGFANASGGTIIIGVQEPDTVVGCDWQTVSRAFERAQQQLNPVPDCYLHQATISGKIVGVLNIAKSSKPVVSSGGAFVREGDRTRPITAPEIEQRLATPGAIDTSAISKALADNTATIERLTAAISRAQSLHGQWLGYAIGFVLGILLLSLQASSTPS; encoded by the coding sequence TTGACTCCTATTTCGACGCTGCCATACGAACAATCTCTGCTTGCGTTGATTCGCAAAGGTGAGAGCGTCGAGCTTGAACTGAAAACGACCGTTCCGAGTCCGACCGCGCTCGCACAACTCATCTCTGGATTTGCAAACGCATCAGGCGGCACAATCATCATTGGCGTGCAAGAGCCAGATACCGTTGTCGGATGCGACTGGCAGACCGTTTCTCGGGCATTTGAAAGAGCGCAGCAACAACTAAACCCAGTACCGGATTGCTACCTTCATCAGGCGACGATTTCAGGCAAGATTGTCGGTGTCCTGAATATCGCGAAATCGTCGAAGCCAGTGGTGTCATCAGGTGGAGCGTTTGTTCGCGAGGGAGATCGCACTCGTCCGATTACCGCACCAGAGATCGAGCAGCGCTTGGCCACGCCCGGTGCAATTGATACATCGGCGATTTCAAAAGCGTTGGCGGACAATACTGCAACAATTGAACGGCTCACCGCAGCGATTTCTCGCGCCCAAAGCCTTCATGGGCAGTGGCTTGGTTACGCAATCGGGTTTGTGTTGGGTATCTTGCTTCTGTCATTGCAAGCTTCATCTACGCCGTCCTAA